One window of Sulfurospirillum sp. 1612 genomic DNA carries:
- the mobF gene encoding MobF family relaxase has translation MIATPAWIGANSAMEYHVESKDNYYQQEGDLGQWQGKGAESLGFVGVVTEKELEKALWGKSNEGNQVVGTRLDKDGDRKRAALDLTFNAPKSVSVALELANATGDKKLATAIMNAHHKAVEKGVDNFERLIQTRETIDGNTTKYRSGNIAVAKFTHSVARPVKNGETGKTTVDPSLHTHAVVMNMTQAKDGTFKAIETGDIFKEYIKVGSLYRMELANSMSELGFDIRIVNQSQAFFEIDFKTKDDDKLLEEFSKRSVQLNEESLIKELKQKYPNKSDSEIKQMAAYHSREWKGKIDRKAVEQDNLKRAEALGFDKGKHLQVNPGKNEILSRDDKIEKAKEYLENATYALSEETSVFSQNDIVTIAGKMAMREHIAPSVFEEALFTKNHTMISLGEDKYTTASILSAEHDLIESVKETKTIKQAYLKRDAKELVENYSNEQQDRTGKSLTIGQQKATVHILSNKNQVIGIQGDAGVGKTTMLKALNELKSSNTKIIGLSYTGKAANEIELKTAIKSKEVFKGAGIESSTIASFLNKYEKGYLELDGDKDLKIIVDEASMLGTKDAAKLVQIANETKAQLVFIGDEKQFKAIGAGDPFVLLKNHADMKTVNMNEVLRQKDQTLKSAVWALNQYDSAKAFGILDKKGIIQETKDGVDAVINEYFKDDEDKLAVVAGRESHKDNIILTNTNKVKDTINERIRSRLQDAGVVDQRSTRFTVKQSSNLTPSKKFLAESYEESSHVFLQAAIGDLKAGRELRITSVNTDKNTIQLDGEYEIDLKKYGKNIQAYFEKDINLSINEKIVFTKNDKKLGINNGENAVLKNIDSEGNLTFFIQDKKNELTFNIKDYNYLDYGYAVTTMKAQGQTAKNVIVYMDATNQNFNSFYVAITRAEENLMIFTNNKEQLKSFVEVEQLKYNATTYWDQLQKQDDDKISRSQKENKFNNVQEKSKESPTVSDGSYKKIEFANKISEQLNIEFNQDQQTVGHFIKDNLHSYNESIVNAPVSEKQLEFMYKIADTLYIDIPDHITKTTAKDFINEHISEFKDVMDDRHSFLLDINPDNLSLDNQEKYYNDLITDISKEKDFIKTFEKIQHYNNHNDVTMYEKLIQVDKLADTLNIKGMEIANRALENNFEKEYIEAYGLRDKPYEIAKFINNYTSKYEVEKEIAKFELVEEKANKMLYDGMEKAIEKEGLEISDEKVQKMLDVNSQILLSLQDGKEDYESYLEKEALKEEISEYLQEDNIYQASQLLNENKELIEEHEYNYFEEQLDAKMNILFDKEAKNIIKNNERQERFEREEMVELEESKENENNMGIENDGR, from the coding sequence ATGATTGCAACACCAGCTTGGATAGGTGCTAATTCAGCGATGGAATATCATGTGGAGAGCAAAGACAACTACTATCAACAAGAGGGGGATCTTGGACAATGGCAAGGCAAAGGCGCTGAGAGTCTGGGTTTTGTTGGGGTGGTTACAGAAAAAGAACTTGAAAAAGCTTTGTGGGGTAAAAGCAATGAAGGAAATCAAGTCGTTGGAACAAGACTAGATAAAGATGGTGACAGAAAAAGAGCTGCACTTGATTTAACATTCAATGCCCCAAAATCTGTATCGGTAGCTTTAGAACTTGCAAACGCAACGGGGGATAAAAAACTAGCGACCGCAATTATGAATGCACACCATAAAGCCGTTGAAAAAGGTGTTGATAACTTTGAAAGATTGATACAAACACGAGAAACAATTGATGGTAATACCACAAAATACAGAAGCGGGAATATTGCGGTTGCTAAATTTACCCACTCGGTAGCGCGTCCGGTCAAAAACGGAGAAACTGGGAAAACAACCGTAGATCCTTCCTTACACACTCATGCAGTCGTTATGAATATGACACAAGCAAAAGATGGAACTTTTAAAGCAATTGAAACCGGTGATATTTTCAAAGAATATATTAAGGTGGGTTCTTTGTATCGTATGGAACTTGCCAACTCAATGTCTGAGTTAGGATTCGATATAAGAATTGTTAATCAAAGCCAGGCATTCTTTGAAATAGATTTTAAAACCAAAGATGACGATAAATTATTAGAAGAATTCTCAAAACGCTCAGTGCAACTCAACGAAGAAAGTCTCATCAAAGAGTTAAAACAAAAATATCCAAATAAAAGTGACAGCGAGATCAAGCAAATGGCTGCATATCACTCAAGAGAATGGAAAGGAAAAATTGACAGAAAAGCGGTAGAACAAGACAACCTAAAAAGAGCCGAAGCGTTAGGGTTTGATAAGGGAAAACATTTACAAGTTAATCCAGGCAAAAATGAAATTCTAAGCCGTGATGATAAGATAGAAAAAGCAAAAGAATATCTCGAAAATGCAACTTATGCTTTAAGCGAAGAAACATCCGTGTTTTCTCAAAATGACATTGTTACCATTGCCGGGAAAATGGCAATGAGAGAGCATATAGCACCAAGTGTCTTTGAGGAAGCTCTTTTTACTAAAAACCACACTATGATTTCTCTCGGTGAAGACAAATACACGACAGCCTCAATATTATCCGCAGAGCATGACTTAATTGAATCAGTCAAGGAGACTAAAACGATCAAGCAGGCGTACTTAAAAAGAGATGCTAAAGAACTTGTCGAGAATTATTCTAACGAACAACAAGATAGAACAGGCAAAAGTTTGACTATAGGGCAGCAAAAAGCAACAGTACATATCCTAAGCAATAAAAATCAAGTTATCGGTATTCAGGGTGACGCCGGTGTAGGCAAGACTACAATGTTGAAAGCTCTTAACGAGTTAAAATCATCTAATACAAAGATTATAGGTTTATCCTATACCGGTAAAGCTGCAAATGAAATAGAATTAAAAACCGCAATCAAATCTAAAGAAGTTTTTAAAGGTGCCGGCATTGAAAGCTCAACCATTGCAAGCTTTCTAAACAAATACGAAAAAGGTTATCTTGAACTAGATGGAGACAAAGATCTAAAAATCATTGTTGACGAAGCAAGTATGCTAGGAACAAAGGATGCTGCAAAACTTGTTCAAATTGCAAACGAGACAAAAGCGCAATTGGTCTTTATCGGTGATGAAAAACAGTTTAAAGCAATCGGCGCCGGAGATCCATTTGTACTACTCAAAAATCATGCTGATATGAAAACCGTAAATATGAATGAAGTATTAAGACAAAAAGATCAAACATTAAAAAGCGCAGTTTGGGCACTTAATCAATACGATAGTGCTAAAGCTTTTGGCATTCTTGATAAGAAAGGAATCATCCAGGAGACGAAAGACGGAGTTGATGCGGTCATTAATGAGTATTTCAAGGATGATGAAGACAAATTGGCGGTCGTAGCCGGGAGAGAAAGCCACAAAGACAATATAATTCTAACCAACACAAATAAAGTAAAAGACACAATAAACGAAAGGATCAGATCAAGACTTCAAGATGCAGGCGTAGTAGATCAAAGAAGCACTCGTTTTACGGTAAAACAATCTAGCAATTTAACCCCAAGCAAGAAATTCCTCGCAGAGAGCTATGAAGAGAGCAGTCATGTATTTCTACAAGCAGCCATTGGGGATCTTAAAGCGGGGAGAGAACTAAGGATTACAAGCGTTAACACCGACAAAAATACTATTCAACTAGATGGAGAATATGAAATTGATCTTAAAAAATACGGTAAAAATATACAAGCATACTTTGAAAAGGATATAAACTTATCCATTAATGAAAAAATCGTTTTTACAAAAAATGATAAAAAGCTAGGTATTAATAACGGAGAGAATGCAGTTTTAAAAAATATAGATAGCGAAGGGAACTTAACTTTTTTTATTCAGGATAAGAAGAATGAATTGACATTTAATATCAAAGATTACAATTATCTTGATTACGGATATGCAGTTACTACAATGAAAGCACAAGGTCAAACCGCTAAAAATGTTATTGTATATATGGATGCTACAAATCAAAACTTTAACTCTTTCTATGTCGCGATCACAAGAGCAGAAGAAAATTTGATGATTTTTACAAATAACAAAGAGCAATTAAAGAGTTTTGTAGAAGTTGAACAACTAAAGTACAACGCGACGACATATTGGGACCAACTACAAAAGCAAGATGACGATAAGATTTCAAGATCGCAGAAAGAAAATAAGTTTAACAATGTCCAAGAAAAGTCCAAAGAAAGTCCAACCGTGTCCGATGGAAGCTATAAAAAGATTGAATTTGCAAACAAAATATCAGAACAACTCAACATTGAGTTCAATCAAGATCAACAAACCGTAGGACATTTTATAAAAGATAATTTACATTCGTACAATGAATCAATTGTGAATGCACCGGTAAGTGAAAAGCAATTAGAATTTATGTATAAAATTGCCGATACATTATACATAGATATCCCCGATCATATCACAAAAACAACTGCAAAAGACTTTATCAACGAACATATTAGCGAGTTTAAAGACGTGATGGACGATAGACACTCTTTTCTGCTTGATATCAATCCTGACAACTTAAGTCTTGATAACCAAGAAAAATATTATAACGATCTGATCACTGACATAAGCAAGGAAAAAGATTTTATAAAAACTTTTGAAAAGATACAGCACTACAATAATCATAACGATGTCACCATGTATGAAAAGCTGATACAAGTAGATAAGCTCGCAGATACTTTGAACATTAAAGGCATGGAGATAGCGAACAGAGCATTAGAAAACAATTTTGAGAAAGAATACATTGAGGCTTACGGCTTGAGAGACAAACCTTATGAGATAGCAAAATTCATAAACAATTACACCAGTAAATATGAAGTTGAAAAAGAAATAGCAAAGTTTGAACTTGTAGAAGAGAAAGCAAACAAAATGCTATATGATGGCATGGAAAAGGCTATTGAAAAAGAGGGACTAGAGATCAGTGATGAGAAAGTGCAAAAGATGCTAGATGTTAACAGTCAAATATTATTGTCTTTACAAGATGGAAAAGAAGATTATGAATCTTATTTAGAGAAGGAAGCACTTAAAGAAGAAATTTCTGAATATCTTCAAGAAGATAACATATACCAAGCAAGTCAACTGCTAAATGAAAACAAAGAATTGATTGAAGAACACGAGTACAATTATTTTGAGGAACAGCTAGACGCCAAAATGAATATTCTGTTTGACAAAGAAGCCAAAAACATTATCAAAAACAATGAAAGGCAAGAAAGATTTGAGAGGGAAGAAATGGTTGAGTTAGAAGAAAGCAAAGAAAATGAAAATAATATGGGGATTGAAAATGATGGAAGGTAA
- the lepB gene encoding signal peptidase I, producing the protein MKVSKNIIRFKKTKYFLVLLFIGILVGFLYAFLHKKTYRIVAKSMSPTLQVGDILMAKPFSDLSQIKRGDILIFKYPQNIKVIYAKRCVAFGGDQILYADKTLYIRFREGDAYMKKNFQADQIVTFGGKIWVKNPYFYKYPGIHYDQSVNIFQQMGLYMNINQLAMQPALVAELPKKPGLVYNAFYTKVPKNKYFMIGDNRDHSNDSRFWGSIPAQDIVGYAYFANGESTEQHIRDRRKELIQTKLAKNKDLPLMLNNNLQSVKYTSSNSNEITLYLKYPYYTKNDILKNFKDEQDFIKSFSDNEKSGTCALLFSNKNNNVQSYLLSGIKIHEIFLSKNNIELITILIDKESCSPYLYHQTFSKDN; encoded by the coding sequence ATGAAAGTGAGCAAAAATATTATTAGATTTAAAAAGACTAAATATTTTTTGGTTTTATTATTTATAGGGATACTAGTAGGTTTTTTATATGCGTTTTTACACAAAAAAACTTATAGAATCGTTGCAAAAAGTATGAGCCCTACATTACAAGTAGGTGATATTTTAATGGCAAAACCTTTCTCCGATTTGTCACAAATCAAAAGAGGTGACATTTTAATATTTAAATATCCTCAGAATATAAAAGTCATATACGCCAAACGTTGTGTAGCCTTCGGTGGAGATCAAATCCTCTATGCAGATAAAACACTTTATATTAGATTTCGCGAAGGCGATGCTTATATGAAGAAAAACTTCCAAGCGGATCAAATCGTCACGTTTGGCGGTAAAATCTGGGTCAAAAATCCATATTTTTATAAATATCCCGGTATTCACTATGACCAAAGCGTCAATATCTTTCAACAAATGGGTTTGTATATGAATATCAATCAACTGGCAATGCAACCGGCACTAGTTGCAGAATTACCTAAAAAACCGGGTCTAGTTTATAATGCATTTTATACAAAAGTTCCAAAAAATAAATACTTCATGATAGGTGACAACAGAGATCACTCCAATGACAGTAGATTTTGGGGTAGTATTCCCGCGCAAGACATAGTTGGCTATGCATATTTTGCAAATGGAGAAAGCACTGAACAACATATCAGAGATAGAAGAAAAGAATTGATTCAAACCAAGTTAGCCAAAAATAAAGATCTTCCACTTATGCTCAATAACAATTTGCAGTCTGTTAAATATACAAGTAGCAATTCAAACGAGATAACCCTTTATTTGAAATACCCATATTATACAAAAAACGATATTCTTAAAAACTTCAAAGATGAACAAGATTTTATCAAAAGCTTTTCCGACAATGAAAAAAGTGGTACCTGTGCTTTACTTTTTAGCAACAAAAACAATAATGTACAAAGCTATTTGCTTTCCGGCATTAAAATACATGAGATATTTCTTAGCAAAAATAATATTGAACTTATTACAATTCTAATCGATAAAGAATCATGTTCACCATATCTATATCATCAAACTTTTTCAAAGGATAATTAA
- a CDS encoding tetratricopeptide repeat protein yields MDNSVYYIMLIGIIIWIYSLFSVISNEFQNNNKLIWIILLIFLPFSALLYIFIGKKQIVKNNIESTSQPQGKKKSYDEFFIFLAFVIAAYPAVEFFYYIIEKFRITPEDYFGNIGKIVILGVLTFVFSIPALLLIEVLKKIILLIIAYIKSKEFKKILIIAIISGILFIFLGTGYNVYDRHIKQANQVQKLLVSNELFQAKEYLSQKEYQKAFKLYTVLAEKNIPEAQFQLGKLYFQSNIPEGNNYQEAFVWIHKAALNGNKSAEEALSYMYEKGYGVKQDLNQSKHWHQKSEM; encoded by the coding sequence ATGGATAATTCAGTCTATTATATAATGCTTATAGGTATTATCATATGGATATATTCTTTATTTTCTGTCATTTCCAATGAATTTCAAAATAATAATAAATTAATATGGATCATATTATTAATTTTTTTACCTTTTAGCGCTTTACTCTATATTTTTATAGGGAAGAAGCAAATTGTCAAAAACAATATTGAAAGCACTTCTCAACCACAGGGTAAGAAAAAATCTTATGATGAATTTTTTATTTTTTTAGCATTTGTAATAGCAGCCTATCCTGCAGTAGAGTTTTTTTATTATATCATTGAAAAATTTAGAATTACTCCAGAGGACTATTTTGGAAATATTGGCAAAATTGTTATCTTGGGTGTCCTGACATTTGTATTTTCAATTCCTGCACTACTCTTAATTGAAGTATTAAAAAAGATCATACTACTAATAATTGCTTATATAAAAAGTAAAGAATTTAAAAAAATACTTATTATTGCTATCATTAGTGGAATATTGTTTATCTTTCTTGGGACAGGATATAATGTTTATGATAGGCATATTAAACAGGCTAATCAAGTCCAAAAGTTACTAGTTAGCAATGAACTATTTCAAGCAAAAGAATATTTATCTCAGAAGGAATATCAAAAAGCTTTCAAGCTCTACACTGTTTTGGCAGAAAAGAATATTCCAGAGGCCCAATTTCAACTTGGAAAATTATATTTTCAAAGTAATATTCCAGAAGGCAATAACTATCAAGAAGCTTTCGTTTGGATTCATAAAGCAGCTCTTAATGGCAATAAGTCCGCAGAAGAGGCATTAAGTTATATGTATGAAAAAGGTTATGGCGTCAAACAAGATTTAAATCAATCCAAGCATTGGCATCAAAAATCAGAAATGTAA